A window of the Patagioenas fasciata isolate bPatFas1 chromosome 32, bPatFas1.hap1, whole genome shotgun sequence genome harbors these coding sequences:
- the PCP2 gene encoding Purkinje cell protein 2 homolog isoform X1 translates to MATPGGTQTEHAAEGPPAQGGAPAQGGSPAQGGSPEQGGSPEQEGFFSLLSSVQGARMDEQRCSLGGAGAGGAAPPAPPELSALLELVANAQGRRMDEQRLPVPRLPGFGNGQD, encoded by the exons ATGGCCACCCCGGGGGGGACACAGACGGAGCACGCGGCG GAGGGGCCCCCGGCACAGGGGGGCGCCCCGGCACAGGGGGGGTCCCCGGCACAGGGGGGGTCCCCGGAGCAGGGGGGGTCCCCGGAACAGGAAGGGTTCTTCTCGCTGCTGAGCTCGGTGCAGGGAGCGCGGATGGACGAGCAGCGCTGCAGCCTGGGGGGGGCCGGAG CGGGCGgggccgcccccccggcccctcccgagCTGTCGGCGCTGCTGGAGCTGGTGGCGAACGCACAGGGCCGGCGGATGGACGAGCAGCGGCTGCCGGTGCCGCGCCTGCCCGGCTTCGGGAACGGACAG GACtga
- the PCP2 gene encoding Purkinje cell protein 2 homolog isoform X2 has product MATPGGTQTEHAAEGPPAQGGAPAQGGSPAQGGSPEQGGSPEQEGFFSLLSSVQGARMDEQRCSLGGAGGPADGRAAAAGAAPARLRERTGLSPSPRWCHRPPTSPSS; this is encoded by the exons ATGGCCACCCCGGGGGGGACACAGACGGAGCACGCGGCG GAGGGGCCCCCGGCACAGGGGGGCGCCCCGGCACAGGGGGGGTCCCCGGCACAGGGGGGGTCCCCGGAGCAGGGGGGGTCCCCGGAACAGGAAGGGTTCTTCTCGCTGCTGAGCTCGGTGCAGGGAGCGCGGATGGACGAGCAGCGCTGCAGCCTGGGGGGGGCCGGAG GGCCGGCGGATGGACGAGCAGCGGCTGCCGGTGCCGCGCCTGCCCGGCTTCGGGAACGGACAG GACtgagccccagtccccgatggtgTCACCGACCCCCAACGTCCCCAAGCTCGTGA